The following proteins come from a genomic window of Gimesia chilikensis:
- a CDS encoding GIY-YIG nuclease family protein, with protein sequence MIFRLSQRLKQKIKIGTLNASPLDRNPFGDWSCHIFPANRRQYILLCNTKSLYSCVMPAKGITNQKVFAEKAVDCIRDFTADDANQWAFRKFIAPEFKTVQFGKALNRSVTSSMNQLIEYAQDLLIVDAMSPHEVGFKLNDFLLSAIAAKKSDGYGTPNDAFRRMVDSKNQEEVESDLREDETLEKITRWFVYILRCADDSLDTGITTDLRRRCEQHNAGTASRYTRSRLPVTMVYHETQENRSMALKRELEIKAMPRRAKESLIKSLK encoded by the coding sequence ATGATCTTTCGTCTCTCTCAAAGGCTCAAGCAGAAAATCAAAATTGGTACGCTCAATGCCAGCCCATTAGACCGGAACCCATTTGGTGACTGGTCATGCCACATCTTTCCAGCTAATCGCCGTCAGTACATTTTGTTGTGTAATACCAAATCACTTTATTCCTGTGTCATGCCAGCCAAAGGTATTACTAATCAGAAGGTCTTTGCCGAAAAAGCAGTAGACTGTATCCGGGATTTCACAGCCGATGATGCCAATCAGTGGGCTTTCCGGAAATTCATTGCTCCTGAATTCAAAACTGTTCAGTTTGGTAAAGCATTAAATCGCTCTGTAACAAGTTCGATGAACCAACTCATTGAATATGCTCAGGACTTGCTGATCGTAGATGCAATGTCTCCACATGAGGTGGGATTTAAGCTGAATGATTTTTTGCTGTCAGCCATTGCTGCAAAAAAGTCTGACGGGTATGGCACACCGAATGACGCATTTCGGAGAATGGTGGATTCGAAGAATCAGGAAGAAGTAGAATCAGATCTGAGAGAAGACGAAACACTGGAAAAGATAACAAGATGGTTTGTTTATATTCTCAGATGTGCTGACGACTCCTTAGACACGGGAATCACGACAGATTTAAGACGGAGATGTGAGCAGCACAATGCGGGTACTGCTTCACGCTATACCCGTAGTCGTCTTCCAGTCACGATGGTGTATCATGAAACTCAAGAGAATCGAAGTATGGCTCTCAAGCGTGAACTGGAAATCAAGGCGATGCCACGAAGAGCAAAAGAATCGCTCATCAAGTCTCTAAAGTGA
- a CDS encoding MBL fold metallo-hydrolase, which yields MPYFICTTCGTQFNKTDQPPAECKICTDERQYVGWNGQQWTTFSDLQESHRNVIRLKENGLYGIGMEPAFAIGQRALLIVRPEGNILWDCIPLIDDGLIQMIKGIGGISAIAISHPHYYTSMVEWSRAFDCPIYLHKDDQEWVMRPDPAIQFWDGETKEISDGLTLIRCGGHFEGGTVLHWSEGAAGEGVLLTGDILQVVQDRRWVSFMYSYPNLIPLPASAVRRIADTVEPFSFSRIYGAFWGKIVATEGKVAVQRSAERYVQALKE from the coding sequence ATGCCCTACTTCATCTGCACAACCTGCGGAACGCAATTCAATAAAACGGACCAACCACCTGCCGAATGCAAGATTTGTACTGATGAGCGGCAGTATGTTGGCTGGAATGGGCAACAATGGACGACTTTCTCTGACCTTCAAGAATCGCATCGAAACGTCATTCGGCTCAAAGAAAATGGTCTCTATGGGATCGGGATGGAACCAGCCTTTGCCATTGGTCAACGAGCACTACTCATAGTTCGTCCGGAAGGAAATATCCTCTGGGACTGCATCCCCCTCATTGACGATGGCCTCATCCAAATGATCAAAGGTATTGGTGGTATTTCTGCCATCGCAATTTCACATCCGCACTACTACACGAGTATGGTGGAATGGAGCCGGGCATTTGATTGTCCTATTTATCTGCATAAGGACGACCAAGAGTGGGTGATGCGGCCCGATCCAGCCATCCAGTTCTGGGATGGTGAAACGAAGGAGATCAGTGATGGTCTGACTTTGATTCGGTGCGGTGGACACTTTGAAGGTGGCACGGTCCTGCACTGGTCTGAGGGGGCGGCTGGAGAAGGAGTGCTTCTTACCGGTGATATTCTGCAAGTTGTTCAGGATCGACGCTGGGTAAGCTTTATGTACTCTTACCCCAATCTGATCCCACTACCAGCATCGGCAGTTCGGCGAATTGCTGACACCGTCGAACCATTCAGTTTCTCTCGTATTTATGGTGCCTTCTGGGGAAAGATTGTTGCCACAGAGGGAAAAGTGGCTGTCCAGAGATCAGCAGAACGGTACGTACAAGCTCTGAAAGAATAA
- a CDS encoding thermonuclease family protein gives MRYITAFLTLLILGIVFAAPPKVISTLTGKVIGVTDGDTVKVLVNRQTVKVRLEGIDAPESSQSFGTKSKQALSKMVFGKTVTVKKTGEDRYGRTLGIIMVGKVDANAKMIQDGWAWHYKKYNDEVRLAKLERSARQAKRGLWADANPLPPWEYRARKRRPSNPPGTKFWLNTSSNVRHNENCEYFKNTKRGRICGPNDGKACGRCGG, from the coding sequence ATGCGTTACATCACTGCCTTCCTGACTCTGCTCATCTTGGGAATTGTGTTCGCTGCCCCACCAAAGGTTATTAGTACTCTTACTGGAAAAGTGATTGGAGTTACTGATGGGGACACCGTCAAGGTGCTGGTCAACCGCCAGACAGTCAAAGTTCGATTGGAGGGCATCGACGCACCAGAGTCGAGCCAGAGCTTTGGGACCAAATCCAAGCAGGCATTGTCCAAGATGGTGTTCGGAAAAACTGTGACGGTCAAAAAGACAGGGGAGGATCGCTACGGTCGCACTCTCGGAATCATCATGGTGGGGAAGGTAGACGCTAATGCGAAAATGATTCAGGATGGCTGGGCGTGGCATTACAAAAAATATAACGATGAAGTACGCCTGGCAAAATTAGAACGATCAGCCCGACAGGCGAAGCGTGGCCTCTGGGCTGATGCCAATCCGCTTCCTCCCTGGGAGTATCGAGCCAGGAAGAGAAGGCCAAGTAATCCCCCCGGCACAAAGTTCTGGTTGAATACATCATCCAATGTGCGGCACAACGAAAACTGCGAATATTTCAAAAATACGAAACGTGGTCGAATTTGTGGACCGAATGATGGGAAAGCATGTGGCAGATGCGGTGGGTAA
- a CDS encoding DUF416 family protein: protein MNNPINDMGDHYEFMTKQLRSLRHFERCLFAVWCADRLLISHADHLIKKFSQSDLQTLQGVLDDIWDSLFNGMIPEKDQLNALDMDFMEVDDGWTDPMREIDPIRSIVQQSIGMCILCCRRNDVGVSQNVAQSVIDGLDCKLEKNDPGYTPETLFEHPQIQQELETQLAMIKNLKGEYELVPNLRTMFR from the coding sequence ATGAATAATCCGATCAATGACATGGGCGACCACTATGAATTCATGACGAAGCAACTCCGTTCGCTTCGTCATTTTGAAAGATGCTTGTTTGCTGTATGGTGTGCCGACCGCCTGTTAATATCACACGCCGATCACCTCATTAAGAAGTTTTCACAATCTGATCTGCAAACATTGCAGGGGGTACTGGACGATATCTGGGATTCATTGTTTAATGGTATGATCCCTGAAAAAGATCAACTGAATGCCCTCGACATGGACTTCATGGAAGTCGATGACGGATGGACTGATCCCATGCGAGAGATAGATCCCATTAGATCCATAGTGCAACAGAGCATTGGGATGTGTATTCTATGCTGTCGCAGAAACGATGTGGGGGTGTCCCAGAATGTTGCTCAGTCAGTGATTGATGGTCTTGACTGCAAGCTTGAAAAAAATGATCCCGGTTATACACCGGAAACTCTATTCGAGCATCCTCAGATTCAGCAGGAACTTGAAACTCAGTTGGCCATGATAAAGAACCTGAAGGGAGAGTATGAACTGGTTCCGAATCTGAGAACGATGTTTCGGTAA
- a CDS encoding DoxX family protein, whose protein sequence is MSQVKSISKFLLAIFMVVAGTMHFANPAFFLKIMPPYLPFHKELVLVSGIFEIILGALLLIPKYSYLAAWGIIALLIAVFPANIYLYQNQEILPASPTIHLLRLPLQGVFVLWALWHTRSRTYASKDTDLTDS, encoded by the coding sequence ATGAGTCAGGTGAAATCAATCTCAAAGTTTCTTCTCGCGATCTTCATGGTCGTGGCTGGCACGATGCACTTTGCGAATCCAGCATTCTTTCTGAAAATCATGCCACCCTATCTTCCGTTTCATAAAGAACTGGTGCTGGTCAGTGGCATTTTTGAGATCATCCTTGGGGCTCTGCTGCTGATACCGAAATATTCATATCTGGCAGCCTGGGGAATCATAGCCCTTTTGATTGCTGTATTTCCTGCCAACATCTATCTCTACCAGAACCAGGAGATCCTGCCAGCTTCGCCCACCATTCACCTGCTGCGACTGCCGTTGCAGGGTGTATTTGTACTGTGGGCGTTGTGGCATACACGGTCACGAACTTATGCCAGTAAAGACACTGATCTGACCGATTCGTGA
- a CDS encoding CIA30 family protein, with protein MKPTIIFASMFFLIATVSMADERILFSFDKPASAQPWQTVNDGVMGGRSDGRFKINDDKNMEFFGTLSLENNGGFASVRARGGNLTLQKDDVIVVRVKGDGREYKFNVYDQPNLNGFSYRQSFKTKKNEWIEVELPVRNFVATWRGRVFPNQKLDLNNVAGMGFLLGDKKAGPFKLEVEWIKVKKNEE; from the coding sequence ATGAAACCAACAATCATTTTCGCATCCATGTTCTTCTTGATAGCCACTGTATCCATGGCTGACGAACGTATTCTCTTCAGCTTTGACAAGCCTGCGTCTGCTCAACCATGGCAAACGGTCAATGACGGTGTGATGGGTGGACGGTCCGATGGTCGCTTCAAAATCAACGACGACAAAAACATGGAGTTCTTCGGCACATTGTCGCTGGAGAATAATGGTGGCTTTGCCTCAGTGAGAGCCAGGGGCGGCAACCTTACATTGCAGAAAGACGACGTGATCGTGGTCAGAGTTAAAGGCGATGGCCGGGAGTATAAATTCAATGTCTATGACCAACCAAACCTCAACGGCTTTTCCTATCGGCAGTCTTTTAAAACTAAAAAGAATGAATGGATTGAAGTCGAGTTGCCGGTCAGGAACTTCGTGGCGACCTGGAGAGGCCGGGTTTTCCCCAACCAGAAGCTTGATCTCAATAATGTAGCTGGCATGGGATTTCTGCTGGGGGATAAGAAAGCTGGCCCTTTCAAGCTGGAAGTTGAGTGGATCAAGGTGAAGAAAAACGAAGAGTAA
- a CDS encoding PrsW family intramembrane metalloprotease produces the protein MSQEHNSSQFSQVDYTNLKQQFSDMLLVPDSPVANETAFKRDRESYFDLLEQRKKTQEQITLLKSETKNVSEAENAAKEAESQLQVKRKQLLELATTLGKTAFKGLQSGDIADDLRFNPRKELESRIEALRRQKDSVTSENPAGVLEQTALKAKQLKLAGQIKAEEFRIKTVNQELGKALLSAKAEETVRCSETEKVLEIINRLRERITKAKDKHQKSELNLTNAQKRAAEQLGVDSVSTAISLQAELKQKESELRSIEIRIEDLQDEVAEKALEYEWLRDNPALKEILGRLTQLKKESTPRKISVWPLAAVVITGHLFASFGSKPLNLSHFGVLVLYLATALGGLGLLAYYKPDLVAGERRYKSLLLLFSYSIISVICILLFQELAEYALNNWSDRQEWARGRLILFDLPRIFLVAVGTAYQDTFSIMQGTGVPESFSVYFRNHMLSIGLCEELIKLSPALIAFAAYTGSWRSRSQEFNSRLVYLAMIGGLAFGLGEAVYYHFTMYAPMQVGWGLYALRFLSLVTIHAVWAGISGWILAHVTGGWIRSAFTTAAHGWGPVGGCLLIAATVGVSDVLHTSHNLSNDPLWMLTWDVISLVIFAWLIRCSNVSQLVPDQARKLWRRGFSTAEIAAVAASMKNRVVEDIDHSPQANTVTQTTTETSEATPNVSSEPELWNPNAAGFWSLLLTPIFGAWLHAKNWANLNETERSKKSFKWVYGSIGMVALTLILPDLISNLVFGALLVAWWMRSGNEQYKYVKENHPDYQKKKWGTPLSIAGLVVFGLVLFSGALEMSRMSEQEVEKLAGQWAVKMQIFEVDDETGIELQGDLDGTTTYSADTTFDHQGNLKIVFVAPTGERATMLLRLEVEGIWSFDGTTLCEFTNSIRVSPADPTTRQLAQNDPQAFSEIKRGFEQAEERSFGSVTFLNDNEIELLDHETGDSLKMKRLQEKSE, from the coding sequence ATGAGCCAAGAACATAATTCCTCTCAGTTTTCGCAAGTTGATTATACAAACCTGAAACAACAGTTTTCGGACATGCTGCTGGTCCCAGACTCCCCGGTGGCTAACGAAACAGCATTTAAGCGAGACCGGGAAAGCTACTTTGATTTACTTGAACAGCGTAAGAAAACCCAGGAACAGATAACGCTACTTAAGTCAGAGACTAAAAATGTTAGTGAAGCTGAGAACGCAGCCAAAGAAGCTGAATCTCAATTACAGGTTAAACGGAAGCAACTGCTTGAACTAGCCACAACACTGGGTAAAACGGCTTTTAAGGGCCTGCAATCAGGCGATATCGCCGATGACCTCCGATTCAATCCCCGAAAGGAACTTGAATCACGAATTGAAGCACTGCGGAGACAGAAAGATTCAGTGACTTCGGAAAATCCAGCTGGGGTTCTTGAGCAAACCGCACTCAAAGCCAAGCAGTTAAAGCTGGCTGGTCAGATAAAGGCGGAAGAGTTCAGAATTAAGACGGTCAATCAGGAACTTGGTAAGGCTCTTCTCTCCGCGAAAGCGGAGGAGACAGTCCGTTGTAGTGAGACTGAAAAGGTTTTAGAAATAATAAATCGACTGCGAGAGCGTATTACAAAAGCCAAAGACAAACATCAGAAGTCCGAGTTAAATCTCACAAATGCTCAGAAGCGAGCTGCCGAACAACTCGGAGTGGACTCTGTTTCTACCGCCATCTCGCTACAAGCCGAACTCAAACAGAAAGAATCTGAACTTCGCTCCATCGAAATAAGAATCGAAGATCTTCAGGATGAAGTCGCTGAGAAAGCTCTTGAATACGAATGGCTTCGCGACAATCCTGCTCTCAAAGAGATACTGGGACGACTCACTCAACTGAAAAAAGAGTCGACTCCCCGTAAAATATCCGTGTGGCCCCTCGCAGCTGTTGTCATCACAGGACATCTGTTTGCGAGTTTTGGCAGCAAACCTTTGAACTTGAGTCACTTTGGAGTTTTGGTTCTCTACCTGGCTACTGCCCTTGGTGGACTGGGACTGCTCGCATATTACAAACCTGATTTAGTAGCTGGTGAGCGTCGCTACAAATCTCTCCTTCTGCTTTTTTCATATTCAATCATCAGTGTCATCTGCATACTGCTATTTCAGGAGTTGGCAGAATATGCACTCAATAATTGGTCTGATCGGCAGGAATGGGCCAGGGGACGTCTGATACTCTTCGATTTACCTCGGATATTTCTCGTGGCTGTGGGGACAGCCTATCAAGACACGTTCTCTATAATGCAAGGAACAGGCGTCCCGGAATCATTTTCGGTTTATTTCCGAAATCACATGTTGAGCATTGGTCTTTGCGAAGAACTTATCAAGTTGTCTCCAGCTTTAATTGCCTTTGCTGCATACACAGGTAGTTGGCGTTCCCGAAGCCAGGAATTTAACTCGCGATTAGTCTACCTTGCCATGATCGGGGGACTTGCATTTGGGCTTGGGGAAGCGGTGTACTATCACTTCACAATGTACGCTCCGATGCAGGTAGGCTGGGGCCTTTACGCTTTACGCTTCCTCAGCCTGGTAACCATCCACGCCGTCTGGGCCGGAATCTCAGGCTGGATCCTGGCACACGTCACAGGCGGATGGATTCGCTCCGCTTTTACGACCGCAGCTCATGGATGGGGACCAGTTGGAGGATGTTTGCTGATTGCAGCGACAGTTGGAGTATCCGATGTTCTGCATACAAGTCATAACCTATCGAATGATCCCCTTTGGATGCTGACATGGGATGTAATCAGCTTAGTCATATTTGCCTGGCTAATTCGCTGCTCGAATGTGTCACAACTGGTTCCGGATCAAGCCAGGAAACTCTGGAGGCGGGGCTTCAGCACTGCAGAAATAGCCGCGGTGGCTGCCAGTATGAAGAATCGTGTTGTGGAAGACATTGACCATTCGCCCCAGGCAAACACTGTTACTCAGACAACCACAGAAACAAGTGAGGCTACCCCAAATGTGTCCAGTGAACCAGAACTGTGGAATCCAAATGCAGCTGGCTTTTGGTCGCTATTACTAACCCCCATCTTCGGTGCCTGGTTGCATGCAAAGAACTGGGCCAACTTGAATGAAACGGAAAGATCGAAAAAATCTTTTAAATGGGTTTACGGTAGCATCGGAATGGTAGCACTGACTTTGATCCTTCCTGACTTGATATCAAATCTTGTCTTCGGTGCGTTGCTGGTTGCCTGGTGGATGAGATCAGGAAATGAGCAGTACAAATATGTAAAAGAAAATCACCCTGATTATCAAAAGAAAAAATGGGGGACGCCACTGTCGATAGCTGGCCTCGTAGTTTTTGGGCTAGTTCTATTCTCAGGTGCTCTTGAGATGAGCCGGATGTCGGAGCAAGAAGTCGAGAAACTTGCCGGGCAGTGGGCAGTTAAAATGCAAATCTTTGAAGTAGATGACGAGACCGGTATTGAATTACAAGGTGATCTTGATGGTACAACTACATATTCTGCCGACACGACATTCGATCACCAAGGAAATTTAAAAATTGTTTTTGTCGCCCCCACTGGAGAGAGAGCCACAATGCTATTAAGACTGGAAGTGGAGGGAATTTGGTCATTTGATGGTACAACTCTTTGTGAATTTACCAATAGCATACGTGTTAGTCCAGCAGATCCCACCACACGTCAACTGGCCCAGAATGATCCACAGGCATTTTCCGAAATCAAGAGAGGATTTGAGCAGGCAGAAGAAAGAAGTTTCGGAAGTGTCACATTTCTAAATGACAATGAGATTGAGCTGTTGGATCATGAAACAGGTGATTCTCTGAAAATGAAGCGGTTACAGGAAAAGAGCGAATAA